CTTACATTGAACATTCATATTgtactcactttaaaaaaattctcatttcttCCTTCTAGCTATAATGATCCAGCCTTTTATGAAGAATGCAAAATGGAATACCTGAAGGAAAGGGAAGAATTCAGAAAAACTGGAATTCCTACTAAGAAGAGACTACAGAAGCTTCCCACCAGCACGTAGAAAATATTCCAGTGACATTCAGAAACTGTAATATCTGTGGAAGTCATTTACAATATAAGTCACCTAGCATAATGGACtctacataaaaatatttcatcctAATTATGAAAAATGTTACCTCAAATACAGATCTTTATTTCAAAGTTCTGATCTATTAAATGATAGAAGTAAAtatgatttggattttttttcttccagaatgtTGTTCTCTAACAGTGATAGTCATTTTCAGTTCCATGTGGATCTGCTTTCAATCTATACAATCATGGGAACCAACAGAAAGTAGGACAAAGGTGCTTAACTATACCATAGAACAATCATGAACCAGACTACTTTCTGGTTCTACCACTTATTAACAGTGTACTTGTGGAAGTAAATTTCAGTTTCTGTTAGGATTCACAGAGTATTGcaatactatataatatataggaCACTGCTTCAGACATGGTAAATGCTCTTTAATTGCTGTTTACCGTTACTACTAAAGGCCTGTTAGGAAACAGATAAGTACTTATGAATTTTACTTACATCTTTAAACGTTTCTGAAATTCATTTTACATTCTTTTGATCTGTTAACATAGCTactgtaaatattttatctttcatttaaaaaagttcTTTGTTAATTACTATTACTTAAGGACTCAGGAGGCAATATAAAAAATTTGTCCCAATGCAGTAATCTGGTCTAAGGTTGAACAATATTAAAAATTGGTTTGTTAACCAGTTATTAACTTCTCTCAACAAATATAACTGGTTTCTTGGTAAGTATGTCTGTGGTCTTTTTAACTAGAAATTATACCCACTAAGATAACGTTTAAATTTGGCCCACAACCATGAAGGAATGAgtttatttaattaaatgaaataggACCCTGAAGAATCAATGTATGTTCAAGTTCCACATTTACTATTGAGTGACCCTCCAACTGCtttgtatttgaaatacaaataaattaaaaggaggGAGATTAAAGGagacaaaaatacagaaattgcAGCCCACATAACATAGGGACAAATAAGCCTAATACTCCTCCCTGGGCCTTTTGGTATTTATATTTCCTAGCATACAGAACCttaaaacctttttctttttgatattttgaGAGACTATGTGTCAGAGCTGCCACCCCcgggttcattcctcagatgcctgccATGGCCTCATGACCAGCCCAAAGCTAGAAACCAGGAaggtctcctgggtgggtggcagagaaccaggTATCAAATACAGGCACTCTGATCTAGAACCCTGGCATGCTAATGAATGTCTTAAGCATTAGGACCCTTGCTTGCTGATTTCTTGCTtctaatgacctaaatgaaggaaaGGCAAAATAATTACTTTTATCTGAAATCAAAATAGCCAACTTCTGTAGATGTGATTTTCCCCATGGGTGCTTGACAAATTATAGTGTAAATTTATTAATCCTGTAACTGAACCTGAAATGAGATACTTGACATAGAAGCCACTGACTCGGCAGCGAGGTGGTGACACTCTACCTTGGTGGAGAGTGGATGTTAAGGACTAAAGTGGGTCAGTTTATATAGGGAAAGAAGAGTATACACCCAAGAGTGTTGAGAGCTCGTAGATGTTACATCACTAACTGGGTCCTTATCTTGTGACCAAGTCTTCTGTGCAGACGCttctgggaaatgcaaacaaaatgatCAGAACCAGATAATCAGTGTCTTAATCCTCAAAATGGTATATTGTTAGGATAGCCAGCTACAATCCTGCTCTATCAAAAACTAAACCATGTATTGTAGACTTCAAAATCCTCAGGTCTCCACAATCAAGTCTGGCACATCTTACTTCCATTTTGTTTACTGGTGATAATCTACAGGGTCTTTTAAGAGTGTGACCTACCTTCTCCAAGTAGCTTTCTGGATGAGATCAGACAAGACTTTATTTTTGCCTTACTAATGTTTCACAGCTAATGTCTCTGTATTTAAATTATTACATTTGGCAGCAACTCAGTAAAATAATCGTGcttttagaaatgtaaattttTGTATTACCTGAGAGGCAGCGAGAAAGAGACCTCCTCTGGGTTCTAACGTGGGCCAGAACATAattcaggtctttcatgtgggtggcaggaatccacttACCTGAGTCATGACCACAAACTCCCACTACTgtaagctgaagtcagaagctgggtatcaaacccaggtactctaattgGGATGAGACAACCTCTAGGATAAAGGCTTGCTCCTTAAGAGATGTGAATTTTACTTTAGCTAATGAGGGATCACAAGAAGGAATAGGTGgcttatttttgttatttgtgtttgcTTCATATTGTTGCATTACAGTGGTGCTGATTCAggttcttacaaaaaaaaaaaaaagtttaaagcaaTTAAAGGGAAGCTTTCTGCCACAAGTTTCAGCAAGGATGAAAGAAGTCAAcaaaattttcagttttaaatacaaatattataaaCTACTGGTGGGGCACTGTCAATTCTTTTTTAATCTTACCGAGAACAGAGATGATCCaggtatacatttaaaaatttctagtTGAATAAGAATTTTTGGTTTATCTTTCCTTATTAAAGTCTTAATTTATCTAGCACCTTAAAAGTAGAATACTGGTtaccagagagggagggggaaaggttatttaaggcatacaaagtTTTATAGTTAGTACTTCAAACAAATGTTTTCCTGTTCTGCACAACAGGGTGACgataatgtatttcaaaaaagctAGGACAAAAGGTGTTGAGTGTTTACCACAAAGAAATAATGTCTGATAGGTGTTTACACGGATTTGAACATGATACTGTATGCATGTatgaaaacatcacatggtactccATAAATACGTACAATGAGTcaggttttaaaaaatacctgTGATAGCTATCATCACTGAtatttaggaggaaaaaaattcaCTAAGAAGCTGGTTTAACATGTCTGTTCTATCAGTCAAATTAACAAGAATTAGTAAGCAAATCATGGAATATTACAGGCAATGATATTTCATATCCActtcaatttcaaataaaaataactttaattaaACAATTTCTTGGCATTGTTCAAAACATTAATCAAGCCATTATCTCATAAGACTGACTTTACAATGGAAAATTTCTAGTCTTGGTTTTAATAAAGGCAAACGAGTAAGCTACATTAGAGATTAGATATAATATACAGCCTATGCAGCCACATGAGAAATAGTTTCTGCTGCTTTGTTATTACACAGGTAGTTGCTTTCTTCAACTAAAGCTTGGAATCTTATATTTGTTTTATGCATATTGGGTTCTATGCTATTACTTGGCAGGAGACTCTACTCCCTTGAGTCAGCTGTGTTCATTGGTCAGAATAAATTCCAGCATCTGACACCAATCCCATTAATCACAGACAAGCTTGAATAAGTGAGATAATAGAAAGGCAGAAATTTCTGGTGAATGATGAACACTGCCATGTATGTATGCTATAGTAATATAAAAGATCTGAGATATGTTTTCAAgttcaaaatatatgaaactatTAGAAATGATGAAGTTTTCCTACATGAAATACTGTATCCTGGGCAAAGGTTTAAGTAATATATTGTTATTAATATTCTTAATACCTCTACCCTTTAGAATTCAGATAAATTTCCAAATGAAGGCATCCTTTTGAGTTTCCTTATTTACAAGGAAATTGATTTGCCACTTAGAATGAAAGTCTGGGGATATTTCACGATTGTACTATATAAATATAGTACAAAATTTGGTGCTACAATGCAAATTCCTAATTAACTAATTGAAAATCACTTTCTCAGTAAGATTACAAATTTTAGGCTTACGTTTGATATGTAATCTGTTCTAACAAGCAGCTGTATTCCCTTTGAAGTAAATGACTATATAGTTATACACACATTGCCATTTTCATTATGGACACTGGAAGGACAGATTAGACAGACCTGTACGATGCTCTTTCTACTTCTAATTGAATGGTATATAAGCTTGTCATAGTCTATTCATGAATCACatagtttttcaaatattttatcattttcctcCCCAGTTAGGACTTGAGGAATGCACTGGGATAAAGCTGGCCTCTATGGTCAAGTTACTTCAAGTCTTAAAATTCAAACTGCAATTCTAAAATTTTATCAACAAGTAACATTGTAACTACAACTATCATTTGAAATCTTACACTTTTGAAACACAACAGCATTAAGAGATGCAGTAACCTAGATACTTTATTCCATTATATTTTTCATATCTATGCATTATAAAGTCAACAGAAACCTATTCACATTGCCTTTTGAGCCTATATGCAGACTGATGCAACATACATGTTTTTTCTCTTGTGTTAATGGCTTTTTACTTTCATGAATGGTTATTGAGGCATTTCACACTTTGTAAAACCATGTCTACATTGAGAGGCAAAATTTTACAATTGTTATCAAAGGTAGAATTGTCTTTTTGAAACATACCTTAAGTTTGTATATTAGTATAGTAGCATATATCTGATTCTTTGAATACGGAGCTGAAGGGTACTCTTCTTTCATACCAGAAAATCAAGTACATAATATCATCAGTGTGTTCAGCTGTATACACTGAAGAACTCTGCAAAATTTCAGTCAAAATCCACTTTCAGTTTGTTAAATAATTTCTTGGGAGAGCTACTGAGAGAAGAGAGATACAACATCCTCATGATAAACTCAGGAATCTCTTCagaattaattatttataaaggCAGTTTTGGTTATGTTGATCCAAGTAATGCAGTGATGGCAGATTGGGTAAAGGCGAAGTTTTACTTTTAGTTTCCCCAAATGCTGTCTCACTTGATTTAGGAGGGCTTGGAAATACCCAAGAATTATCTTCTAGAGAATTTCTGCTGTAGGAGTTGTGTTCCTGAAAGTTTGTACCATCATTAGGAATAGATCTCTCATTATCTGTCCATGATTGGAGAACTTCTTTCTCTGATAAAATCTTTGTATCTCCTGGAAAAGGGGAAGATGTAGTATGACAGACAGCTTTGCCATTTGGTGAGAGGGGGGCATGTCTTTTGTATGATGCAGTAAAATTTGTCAAGTGGAGTTTTGTGCTATCTTTCCCAAGGTCTTCAGTGCAGGCTGCTGGGGCATAGGCTGAAAAGAAAGCACAGGTTAATGTCAATTTTCATTGCATTTGTGATCATAAAAACACTTCATTAATTTGGCTGAAGTCTAGTATAATTACCAGGGCACTATGACTTGAGAATAATGATAATCTGATCCTGGGTCAGCTATGTACTGATAATGTGGCTTCACACCTCACCTTCCTTGTTGCAAAACGGAGGTAGTAATCCTGTCCTGCCTGTAAGTCAGCTGTTAAAAGATGAAgaactggggctggtactgttgcatggtagactaagcctccctctgcttgtggcactggcatcccatatgggtactggttcgtaacccagctgctccttttccccattcagctccctgctagagggtcaaagtacttgggcccctgtacccatgtgggaggctcggaggaagctcctggcatcagcgtGACCCAGCTCAaaccatttgagggggtgaaccagtggaaggatgacctctctgtctctccgtaactctacccatcaaataaataaaaatcaa
Above is a genomic segment from Lepus europaeus isolate LE1 chromosome 2, mLepTim1.pri, whole genome shotgun sequence containing:
- the CMC1 gene encoding COX assembly mitochondrial protein homolog isoform X4; translation: MALDPADFTKCCKESGILMVVKCRKENSALKECLTAYYNDPAFYEECKMEYLKEREEFRKTGIPTKKRLQKLPTST